One part of the Glycine soja cultivar W05 chromosome 11, ASM419377v2, whole genome shotgun sequence genome encodes these proteins:
- the LOC114376693 gene encoding uncharacterized protein LOC114376693, which produces MDFTQDLHCLLSEQRRKLAAAEAMELDLDFAFRLQLKEALAASLAAQPSSSSSAAAAIIEQPVVVIHDDDVNAMTLQREELARMEREMKDREQSEAETLKMREELCRRIHDEKVAREISAIPEKDWQQWGDNFEKPFGEGSSSSSLSREEGVVRVYFKGLVSEENVRGRKVVLSGIGVAICDLSDNLIFEVSKSLIGNGTSKVAAEIKALIEAFNAAIALDLKRVVYCCDYYPLFQFVSGKWPAKQRKIAILVDQVNLLQRKFSYCNPRFVARHDVKFAFKLARDAIESQSTRLAESGSRSLNETCVICLEETDVGQIFSVDGCQHRYCFSCMKQHVEVKLLHGMVPKCPHQGCKYELLVDSCQKFLTQKLTETMQQRKLEASIPVAEKIYCPYPTCSALMSKTEVLEYSKDITGQSEQSEPKICLKCRGLFCFNCKVPWHSGMTCNTYKRMNPIPPAEDLKLKFLASRSLWQQCLKCNHMIELAEGCYHMTCRCGYEFCYNCGAEWKDKKATCACPLWAEDNIWLDDHEEELEEEEEDDDNDDYDDYRSDYPDDYYY; this is translated from the exons ATGGACTTCACCCAAGACTTGCACTGTCTCCTATCTGAGCAACGCCGCAAGCTCGCCGCCGCAGAGGCCATGGAATTGGACCTCGACTTCGCCTTCCGCCTCCAGTTAAAGGAAGCCCTCGCGGCCTCCCTCGCCGCCCagccctcctcctcctcctccgccGCCGCCGCGATCATCGAACAACCCGTCGTCGTCATCCACGATGACGACGTCAACGCCATGACGCTGCAGCGCGAGGAGCTGGCGCGTATGGAGCGCGAGATGAAGGACCGGGAGCAGAGCGAGGCGGAGACGCTTAAAATGAGAGAGGAACTCTGCCGTCGGATCCACGACGAGAAGGTGGCGAGGGAGATTTCCGCGATTCCCGAGAAGGACTGGCAGCAGTGGGGAGACAACTTCGAGAAACCATTCGGAGAGGGCTCGTCGTCTTCGTCGCTGAGTAGAGAGGAAGGCGTGGTTAGGGTTTACTTCAAGGGTTTGGTGAGCGAGGAAAACGTGAGGGGACGGAAGGTCGTGTTGTCTGGGATTGGGGTTGCGATTTGCGACCTTAGCGATAATTTGATATTCGAGGTTTCTAAGTCGCTCATTGGAAATGGCACTAGCAAGGTCGCTGCGGAGATTAAGGCTTTGATCGAGGCTTTCAATGCCGCCATTGCTTTGGACTTGAAGCGCGTCGTTTATTGCTGCGATTATTATCCCCTTTTCCAATTT GTGAGTGGAAAATGGCCTGCAAAACAGCGGAAGATTGCTATTTTGGTTGATCAAGTGAATCTGCTTCAAAGGAAGTTTTCATACTGCAATCCAAGGTTTGTGGCCAGACATGATGTCAAGTTTGCATTTAAGCTTGCAAGAGATGCAATTGAATCTCAGTCCACAAGACTTGCAGAATCTGGGAGTAGGAGTTTGAATGAAACTTGTGTCATATGTTTGGAGGAAACTGATGTTGGTcagattttttcagttgatggctGTCAACACCGCTATTGCTTCTCATGCATGAAACAGCATGTGGAGGTGAAGTTGCTTCATGGAATGGTGCCAAAGTGCCCTCATCAGGGGTGCAAGTATGAGCTCCTAGTTGACAGCTGCCAGAAGTTCTTGACTCAAAAGTTAACCGAGACCATGCAGCAACGAAAATTGGAAGCTTCAATTCCTGTTgctgaaaaaatttattgtccttATCCTACGTGCTCTGCATTAATGTCAAAAACTGAGGTCTTAGAGTACTCCAAAGATATCACTGGTCAATCTGAACAATCTGAACCCAAGATATGCCTAAAATGTCGTGGCCTTTTCTGTTTTAACTGCAAGGTCCCTTGGCATAGTGGTATGACATGTAATACTTACAAAAGGATGAATCCTATTCCTCCTGCAGAAGATTTGAAGCTGAAGTTTCTGGCATCAAGGAGCCTATGGCAACAGTGTCTGAAGTGTAACCATATGATTGAACTTGCTGAAGGTTGCTATCACATGACTTGCAG ATGCGGTTACGAATTTTGCTATAACTGTGGAGCTGAGTGGAAGGACAAAAAAGCAACATGTGCTTGCCCTCTTTGGGCCGAGGACAATATTTGGTTAGATGATCATGAGGAAgagttggaagaagaagaagaagatgatgataatgatgattatgatgattaTAGGTCTGATTATCctgatgattattattattaa